Proteins from a single region of Centropristis striata isolate RG_2023a ecotype Rhode Island chromosome 9, C.striata_1.0, whole genome shotgun sequence:
- the si:dkey-86e18.1 gene encoding uncharacterized protein si:dkey-86e18.1, with translation MARNEEKQQGKLNRLWFQKEREEGRLKDVHERRPKLSTLNSASSVKKWIPSINNEIEYYLQQSQLSHYPERKIAEFQLHIEALEREYKRFISKLRVLDPTCKHKPWTPRAYCKRRAVTQESTGTVKKPRPCESHDGESDLASSWTGCHKTTERHLKTRFQTPVPTDPNSETSETDQDQPLSFDHTRLAVAAAAYRGPSVQRDSSQTQSLARVLQSGLPNIVNASFRQTQSRETQNDAASVVQDCKSDCDAAERKPGRSSSSGTTEERTGHVLGLDCYSSSDDECDT, from the exons ATGGCAAGAAACGAAGAGAAGCAACAAGGGAAACTAAACAGACTCTGGtttcagaaagagagagagg AGGGACGACTGAAAGATGTCCATGAGCGGAGACCTAAGCTG TCTACTCTTAATTCAGCTTCCTCTGTGAAAAAGTGGATCCCCAGCATCAACAATGAAATCGAGTATTATTTGCAG CAATCGCAGCTGTCCCATTACCCAGAGAGGAAGATCGCAGAGTTCCAGCTGCACATCGAGGCGTTAGAAAGAGAGTACAAAAGATTTATCTCCAAACTACGAGTTCTTGACCCCACCTGTAAACATAAGCCATGGACTCCTCGGGCATACTGCAAAAGGAGAGCAGTCACACAGGAATCTACAGGTACAG tgaaaaaGCCCCGACCCTGTGAGTCACACGATGGTGAGAGTGACTTGGCCAGCAGTTGGACAGGATGTcacaaaaccacagagagacatttaaagacacgCTTTCAAACCCCTGTCCCCACCGACCCAAACTCAGAAACCTCAGAGACAGATCAGGACCAGCCCCTCTCCTTCGACCATACGAGGCTGGCGGTGGCCGCTGCTGCGTACAGAGGACCGTCGGTTCAGCGAGACTCCTCACAAACACAGAGCCTGGCCAGGGTGCTGCAGTCTGGCCTGCCAAACATTGTTAACGCTTCATTCAGGCAAACccagagcagagagacacagaacgaTGCTGCAAGTGTCGTCCAAGACTGTAAGTCAGACTGCGATGCAGCAGAAAGGAAACCTGGGAGATCCTCCAGCAGTGGGACaacagaggagaggacgggTCACGTCCTGGGACTAGACTGTTACTCTTCTTCTGATGACGAGTGTGACACGTGA